A genomic window from Euleptes europaea isolate rEulEur1 chromosome 9, rEulEur1.hap1, whole genome shotgun sequence includes:
- the LOC130482880 gene encoding shootin-1-like, which translates to MLQKNKTETVNEEEPEKRGLSQEEALLQERDEAKEKLAEFEQASQALLAELNSLEAEYEIEKSCREQAEAYAAQMNRENKKLKRISAALLPMLSHPSVDFVSLDHEDEIAGEQMLDPVCQYLQEIKDLQAKVSWLLCEKKELSEQVKALQDRVQHLQDQVEEESSEKKSLQAFVKHHQQALKRVKQVSRLVTKEYGEVSRQLDLEQELRQQAEEFAHQMLVKKEEAKRQSMILMQSIGADAQLLQALDEVAKMTRALEEAKLDHQAKVKDLETQLAEQPQPEELHVLQAALAMAVEKQACLERQLLQAEERNTALGETVKLLEETAKLVEAPLPGPCPMAPPPPPPPPPPPPPPPPPPCPLPVDPLLAIRQRKGVHQAKQGTANCSTDDCKAKAMEEMMCRIRSGVVLRSTRGDAEASAKVQKAAANKRRSTVMELQGLLGTMKMPTRKSSRRKSCQKHRDNQLEAILQRRRQIVDCPGQSQAPQERPAAKATVHRTPDHTGGVTAGVHTPPKAELLGAPHPNMQRSTVTHEIQPGDHSKAAAKSPWPSEKEKSPIPVRSQQRVASLQTSRRMAPLPGSKP; encoded by the exons atgctccaaaagaacaaaacagaaacagTGAACGAAGAGGAGCCAGAAAAACGGGGACTGtcccag gAAGAGGCTCTTCTCCAGGAAAGGGACGAGGCCAAGGAAAAACTGGCTGAGTTTGAACAGG CTTCTCAGGCCTTGCTAGCAGAACTAAACTCCTTGGAGGCTGAATACGAAATCGAGAAGAGCTGCCGAGAGCAAGCCGAAGCTTATGCAGCTCAG ATGAACAGGGAAAACAAGAAGCTGAAGCGGATCAGCGCAGCTTTGCTGCCGATGCTCAGCCACCCCTCAGTAGACTTTGTGAGCTTGGACCATGAGGATGAAATCGCTGGTGAGCAAATGCTGGATCCGGTGTGCCAGTACTTGCAGGAAATCAAAG ATCTCCAAGCAAAGGTTTCTTGGCTGTTGTGTGAGAAGAAGGAACTGTCCGAGCAAGTGAAGGCGCTCCAGGATCGTGTCCAGCATCTCCAGGACCAG GTAGAAGAGGAATCCTCTGAGAAGAAGTCCCTGCAGGCTTTCGTGAAGCACCATCAGCAGGCTTTGAAGAGGGTCAAACAAG TGTCCCGGCTGGTTACCAAGGAGTACGGCGAAGTATCTCGGCAGCTCGATCTGGAGCAGGAGCTGAGGCAGCAAGCAGAGGAGTTTGCCCACCAG ATGCtggtgaagaaggaggaggcCAAGAGGCAGAGCATGATCCTGATGCAGAGCATTGGGGCAGATGCTCAGCTTCTCCAAGCACTGGACGAGGTGGCCAAGATGACCAGGGCTCTGGaagaagccaagctggatcatCAGGCCAAG GTGAAGGATCTAGAGACCCAGCTGGCAGAGCAGCCGCAGCCAGAAGAACTGCACGTGCTGCAGGCTGCCCTGGCCATGGCTGTGGAAAAGCAAGCCTGCCTCGAAAGGCAACTGCTCCAAGCAGAGGAAAGAAACACGGCGCTGGGAGAGACAG TGAAATTGCTGGAAGAAACGGCCAAGCTGGTGGAAGCCCCCCTTCCTGGGCCCTGCCCCATGGCTCCCCCAccacctcccccaccacctcccccaccacctccccCACCGCCTCCCCCTTGTCCTCTCCCAGTAGA CCCCCTCTTGGCCATCAGGCAGAGGAAAGGAGTGCACCAAGCCAAGCAAG GGACTGCGAACTGCAGCACAGATGATTGCAAAGCGAAGGCCATGGAGGAGATGATGTGCCGGATAAGAAGTGGGGTGGTGCTGCGCTCAACCAGAGGGGATGCAGAGGCCTCAGCCAAGGTACAAAAGG cagcagcaaacaagCGGAGAAGCACCGTCATGGAGCTCCAGGGCCTGCTG GGCACCATGAAGATGCCCACCAGGAAATCCAGCCGGCGTAAAAGCTGCCAGAAGCACCGAGACAACCAACTGGAGGCCATCCTGCAGAGACGCCGGCAGATTGTCGACTGCCCAGGCCAGTCCCAAGCTCCGCAAGAGCGCCCTGCTGCCAAGGCAACGGTACACAGGACCCCTGACCACACTGGAGGGGTCACAGCAGGTGTCCACACCCCTCCAAAGGCAGAGCTCCTGGGAGCCCCACATCCCAACATGCAACGCTCTACAGTTACCCACGAAATCCAGCCAG
- the LOC130482612 gene encoding SUMO-conjugating enzyme UBC9-like — translation MSGITLSRLAQERKAWRKDHPFGFVAVPTKNPDGTMNLMNWECAIPGKKGTPWEGGLFKLRMLIKDDYPSSPPKCKFEPPLFHPNVYPLGTVCLSILEEDKDWRSAITIKQILLGTQELLNEPNIQDPAQAEAYTIYCQNRVEYEKRVRAQAKKFAPS, via the coding sequence ATGTCTGGCATCACACTCAGCCGGCTCGCCCAGGAAAGGAAGGCCTGGAGGAAAGACCACCCCTTCGGTTTTGTAGCTGTACCAACAAAAAATCCAGATGGCACGATGAATCTCATGAATTGGGAATGTGCTATTCCAGGCAAGAAAGGGACACCGTGGGAAGGAGGCCTGTTTAAACTACGGATGCTCATCAAGGATGAttatccctcttcgccaccaaaaTGCAAATTTGAGCCCCCGTTATTCCACCCGAATGTGTACCCTTTAGGCACAGTGTGTCTGTCCATCCTAGAAGAGGATAAGGATTGGAGGTCTGCCATCACAATCAAACAGATCTTGTTAGGAACTCAAGAACTCCTAAATGAACCAAATATTCAAGACCCAGCTCAAGCAGAGGCCTACACAATTTACTGCCAAAACAGAGTGGAGTATGAAAAGAGGGTTCGAGCACAAGCCAAGAAATTTGCGCCATCATAA